A window of Asterias amurensis chromosome 10, ASM3211899v1 genomic DNA:
AGGGTTCCCTGCTCAAAAATTGACATTGACAGGTAGTTCCTGTTCCATGGACCAGACGATACTGTTTCCTTTCAAGCCTCATGTTTTCGGATTCTTGGCAAAAAGCAAAATGGCCGCGCCACGATAGTCAATAAAGCTCTTGCTGTGCGGTAGTCCACATTGTATGGTGCCCATCAGACAACGTATACAGACCACTGGTTCTGATTTTACTTCTTCCAGTACACTTTCATTTCTGGACAAAATGCCTCTATGCAGAAATACAAGAACCTTGTGGCACACCTGTCCAAAGTAAGCTAGTGTGGATCGATACGGCTAACCGTACCACTAAAAAAGTGCCGCTTATAGCTCACCGATATTTTGTTCTATGAGTAGGTTTCCAACGATGTGTCCAGCAGGGTTAAAGCGGATGAAACCctaaaaggtaaaacaaaaatacacaacaatGTTGATATCTTGCCGAACTGGTAATTGTGTGTGTATTTAAAAGATTTCTTTTTTCATGACACCTCACTTTTCAAACATGAAGAAACACATATAAACTACTCTGGTATATACTATTCTGCCGAATGTAGGTTTATCAGAAGAATCTGGCTATAGGCTTTTGCTTCATTTAAATGGTAGGCTATACCTGCTTCCGTATAGGCGATGATAAATTATTTTAACGAAAGCAAGAACATTACAGCAGTGTACTTATACAAAACTAAACGAGTGCACCATGATAATACATaacaaattcattaaaaaatattgtgttttctgctaaatattttgttccccaaattattgttttattattcttCGAAATATCGAGGGAGCGTAGTGCATTCACCAATAGCTTATAGTTGTGGGAGTGAAAGCGTCCCTCAAGGGAAAGAAATCGGAGTTTGAGGGATTGAAAGCGTATCTTGAGTGTATGGCGTGTTTTGTATAGGGGTCGCCTTTATGAACTATGGCTGTTCGTGACACGGCAAGGTTTTAACCAAAATTTTTGCCTAAAGTAACTCCAAAAAAGACTTGGAAAGTTCTGACGAAGAATGTAGTTAAAATTTGGCAACAACTCGTGTTATGTGGCAAGGTAGTCAGACGATGACATAGAACCGGACgagagatcagggcccaatttcatggctctgcttaccgccgaactctgcgcttacgatcgcgattccccgcttagatgcaagcgccgaatttctgcgctagccttgtaagcgtagaatgcctagtaacgtgaagtacgcacgcgcagaagcccaaattcgccgctaacccgtgaaatacgcttgccgtaagcacagaattccctgcttccgtaaacgccgattctgtgcttacgttaagcagagccatgaaattggccccagtatgGTAGCTCGAGCACGGCACCCGTTCAACGCCGAGGCTGCCACCGGAAGTGGTTTcgaaaaaacataaacaaatcatCAACAAATCATTTGACCACAGCTCAACGTTGCTTTTTGTTGATAAATTCTGCACAATGTACGCATTGTACGCATTGTAATGGAAGAAGCACTGCTGGTAATTATGATAGCAAAGTGCGATCGAAACAACTCGATTTCGTCCCCTCAAAGTAATATGTTTCAAGTTATGTTTGGAGAGAACTAAATAATTTTACCCATAAACATTTTAATCTGTCCTTTGGCATTTAAGGGCCTCCTTAGTTCATACATGCCAATTTTCGAAACTCTTGATGCATTgcacttttgtttgtatttatgaTTTGCTTGTACGGGCGCCAGGAGCGTCATGCATGACGGACTTGAAACCTAGAggccatcatcatcatcatttgtcATCTATTTTGTCCAAGGACATGATGATGTTGATTATGGTGATTATGGTTATGACGATAACAGGCCAAtagtattattatcattattataggaagtttaaaaaaacaaaaagcaggAAAAAATGTGCCTCCGCGGATTCTAAAAAGCTCTAAACATCCACAAACGGCACAGGTTGAAAACAGTTAACTAAAAACTCCTCGTGAAACTATCTAACCCCCTCCACAAAACCAGTGTCGTATTTGATCACTCAAAACCCAAACTCCCACACATGACGTCACACTGTGCACTGTATGTAAACGCGGGTAACGTTGCTTTGCTTTGACTTTGTGTACGGAGTCACATGGACGCGCGCCGCCAACAGCAGAAGTATTTATGGTTTTTAAAACCTTGATGTTGGGGACCTTTGTTTGCCGATATTTAGGAAAAACAAAAGAGGGAAAACACATCAAATCTAAAATTAAAAGACAAACCAACAAATCATAGGCAATATTAAATAGCATTTCCTTTAAAAAGTTATCGTTCAAGTAACTGAGTGTTTAACGGTTATTGAATTGGGCTCAAGGATCGTAACAGACAGCTCATTAACCTGGGCCGAGTGCCCCATTTTAGCTTCATCATAACTTTGTCAAGTCTTACCGACATCCCGGCGAATTTCTGGTTGAGTATACTCCTGCCGACCTTCTTAGCATACGTTTCGTCACCGTAGGTGTAATTAGCCAACCCGCCTGCTATTTCGTGTTGTACGTCGTGCATTCCCAACGCTAGAGCCCACACACCGTCATAACTCACAGCAGAAAATCCAGGATCACTCACTGAAATATTCTTCCCCAGAAGTTCCCCCATTGCCCGCCGAAACTCTGCTGGTGTCTATACAAACAAGGTTTCAAACACAAGTTATTTTATTATCTGCAGAACAAAATAAGGTACACTTGTCGCATGGtgaccttcttttttttttttttttttttttttttttttttttttttgcggggaGCACAATTGTTTGGTTGTGCTGACTATTTTTCTAGGGGAGGGGCGATGTGGTGACTATTTTTCAAGGGGAGGGGCGATGACTTTCATTTTTACGAAGCTGCTGACCAAGCCACGAAAACGCCTTGACAATAAGGTTATTCTTTCACGCGATGtttaacattaatttaaaaCTCAGGCGAATAAAACGTACATTGTCAAAACCCCGCCATTGTTTCATCACCGTTAATTAGTTAAGTTTAACTTAAAGCCCCGTTGCGAATGTAATGCAGAGCGTATTTTTGACTTCACAGCGCAGTAGTTCAGCAAAATATTCTTTGCGATTAttctgtgacgtcaaatttcgTATAATTATTATTCGCACTGGGCTTCACTAGGGGCTTACCATTCCACACCGGCCAACCTCTTTGTTGATGCTAAACATACTGAACGTAACGGTGACGTAACCTTCACTGGCCTCCAGCAGCTCTTCAGGTGAGCAACTCACTTCCTCAGCGGGTACATACTGCCAATCTGCTGAGAAGTACCCGGGTACCAGCCACACGTAGGATGCACCAAACATTTTCAATTTGTAGGCCTTCAAAGAGGAGGGGAAATGTGGATATGAATTAAAAATCAAAGTTGTTTGGTTTCATAAACCCCTTTTCcgataagggaataaaaggagcgactcgttcttaaactgccgtttaaaacctcgcagggtcgtggccgtgcgataaagacCCGGACTGAAAGCGAGGGTTATTATTTCACGGCCAAgatcttttaatgttttaaacggcagtttaagaacgagtcactactcttttattcctattcataaatgcatttttggttaaaagacATGATAAAGTAAGAAAACTATTCGTTTTCCGACATCCTtcagctctgtacgtgtgttgaATTTtcatgactgagacagttttcgagTATGCATTGCGCACGTAGtaagtcttggtgcaagacgtttccgTTTTTCCTTTCACGAACAGCGCGGCCAACGAACCAACAGCgcccaataggaatagcgaaactgtctgaggtatttatgaactaACATCAATCTGGATATACTCCCGATGTTTTGTGAGCTACAGTCATTGGGATATTTTACTGTCAGAGATATCGTTGCGTCTTAGGGCGCACTTCAGTTCCTGCACATTGGTTTGGAAACTTGAATCATTAAAACCCTCGTTTTGTTGACCAACAGGTATTCATCGACAGACTGAAAAATGAAAAGCAAAAAATGTGgtgacaaaataattattttcgaAAAACAATATTATCGTTTTAAAACTAATAACAAAATACTCTTAGTTAAACTTACGACACAAAACACTCTCCTAGCCATGTTCTCGTAGAAACTAGTAGCTATTATTCTCACATTCTTTTCCTGTTAAAAGATAAAATGTGCACTTTAACAATTGGCAGTTCAGAACAACTTCGTTTTAATAACTTCGGAACAGCGTACTCCAAAAAGTCGACTATCGGGGCAAAATTACTATGCAAAACAGAGCAGAAAAAATGGAAAGTGACTTTTCTCAAACATGAAACATTTTAAACGTTAACAACCAAACAAACGAAATAACCAGACCATGTGAACAAAGagctaaatatattttttatacaaacGTGACCCATTCCCTGCGAGTGCCTAATTCCACCTTGTGGTACACTACACGGGTCTTCCATAGACTCAAAAGGGAAAAACTCGGCGCCAAAACAACATACGATAAGattctagggggggggggcaccataATATATGGGGGTACACTTCtggccaaaaaaaaaagctgtatAGTCCGTTTCTTTGCATTTCTCTGAAACAAACCCCTTTTCATAGTACTTGTGTGGCATTTTTACCACTTCTTTTATCAAGATACTCTAATGTGAGTGAAAATGTAAATAgttaaaacaaaacctaaaGTTGTCACGTAGACATGTTACATTTGTAAGTTTAAGTCTGGGTGCACGCCATCAATGGTGCGTAAGTACGGGACAAAGTTCACAAAGAACTTTTTAGAACTTTCACGGTGTAGTCTAATTATTAAGATGATTTTTACACGATGAATTGATAAAACGATTATTGAGCCAAATATGTAATTATCGTACCTTGAGAAGAACCATAGCTTCATAAGGGTCGGTAAGAAAACTCTCCCCGATTATAATAGAGAAGTTGAATAACGCTGACTCTTCCCGGAGCTGATTGATTCGCTGCAAGGTATGTAATACATTAAAGTAGCATTCCATACAGCGggtcaggggccgatttcacaaaagtcGGGACTATAAACTCCTAAACTTACGACTAGTCCTcaggaaatataaaaaaaactaagggctagtcctaagttaggacgagtaactcgtcctatatcgactagtctcaactcttcgtgaaatccacccctgaaagTCTAGGTGTTCCACCCTCTTTGGTCATTAAATCTATAACAATGATAGTGTTTCTATCGTTAATTATTTGCTGGATAATAATTAGGGCACAATTAaagaataacaataaaaatcgAAAAATTTTGGAATGAAAGTTTTGTAGGTGGGCgctaatttaaattttattcgcCAAACTGAAGTGAATAATATGAAAGGCATACTGGCCCTGTTTGAATACTAGGCACGGTTTCTGAAGCGGATACATATTTAACTTCTCGTATTTTATAACACTATTTCGGTAATAAATAATACGTTCTTTATGAGACTGCCAATGCAGCTGAATTAGTTGTTAAATATTCAAAGATGACATACTCCCCTGTGTGGTTCCGTAGCTTCATGTAGCGTAGCAATCCGTTTCCAGCCGAACTGGCTGACAATCTGAGCTTGCGCAGAGCCAAAGGCCGCTGAGGATACGACCATTCGGTAGACGTGTGGGTATCTGTCATGGTCAGTCAGGATGGGTGCTGATGCACCTGGGGAGATctcaaccaaacaaaaacaaccaaaaattaGCTTTTATTCAAAACTGCATGAGTAAAATAAGACAGCTTGTTTTTTCATGTGACATATCGTGGTTAAAATGTTGATGCAGGCTTGATGCTCCAACGTCAGCACCGTGTTGACATTGGGTCCGGCCATGATGAGCTAAAGATCATCACAAGAGAGGCTGATCCCGCATTTTGTTGTCGCGTTTACACTGTGCGATCTCGCGGTGATTCCGCTGTGTTTAAACCATGGAGGCATTCTCCATAGTTAAACAGAAGTTTTGTGCAGCTAGGCCCAGTTTTACGGAAGAGGGATGTAtttgcttacgtcaagcgtatttcgcATACCACCCCTAAGACTCCATAGAGATTACACCAGGGAGAGCATTTACGGTTTAACATTTTCTCGTGGTCCTTAAGCGGGTCCGGACcccgccgtaaatgttatgacTGACGATGTCCCCCCTACCCCATGTTTCAAGACAGTATGACTCCCGTGGTCACCCTAGTGTCGCACTTACCTTATTTAGCATTTCCATCAAGTACTCATTACATTCAAGCATGCGTATTATTATGGGCGAATGTTGTACATACACACACAAGCATAAACTCTTAATATAATATGACACGCCACCACAATGCAATTTGCAATTTGCTAATTTTATACGAAATGTCTTTTATTCTAACCGTTACAAGGAACTTTTAGAAAATGTTTGTATAATATCATTTGGAAGGTTACTTAAAGGGTCCATGtacttttttctaaaaaaaaaaaaaaaaaaacaatgttcacagatttacattaaacttacacagtttgaagatgatagtagaaagattcccttgaaatattattaccgaggtggtgtagtttttgagaaacgagtaaaacaatgtcacgaaaataactttcgtctcagtttaagcatgtaaaaagtaATAACCAGTTATGTTATGCTAATGAGTTTTaacatgctaaaattattttcttctCAGTAGGGATGTACCAGAACGTAAACGAAAGGACGTACGGAAACCTAAACATATCGTCCATGAGTGTGCAGTTAGGCCGCATCTGATAAGCCTGTACGTGTCACATGGGTACCTAGTTATTCCATTTGGCGTACACACAGTTCTGAATAATGCACAATGAACGTTGCACTGGATAATATAATTCACTCGCAGAACTATACATACCGCTCATTTgggtaaatgggggggggggggcctgcgCTATgcggttttctttctttcttaatAATAGCCTAAAcatttttgtgatttgttttactcttttctcaaaaactgcagcacggTACCTCAGTagttatttgaagggaagctctCCACTCTCATTATgctcaaaccgtgtaagtttttttgAAAGGGTACCCGAATCCTCTAAACAAAATGACTATTAATTTCGTGTGAAATTTGAATGTCCACGTCGCGTGCTCCGCGgtaaaggccctgtcacaccatggcgtatcgcctgaacgtatgccgacgtatgcacaaaatagttcgAAAATTTTCAAAGTCCAAGAACGTCCAACTTCCCAACGAATTGCATCGAAAATGTCGACATCGGTGTTGGAAAGGACGTATCCATATCGTATCCGTAGCGTGTTGAACGATACATAGCGTATGACTAACGCATTGATACCGTTTCACGTAACTAAATAACAAAGTTATGACAGCGTATCGCAGCGTATGCAAGCGTATGAGTAACGTATTGATGGGTTGGTGTGTTCAGCACGACCGACCATGAAGAAATGAGGATTAGTGatggccctgtcacaccatggcgtatcgcctgaacgtaaCCAACGTATGCGAAATATCGAAAATACGTTGGTGTACGCTGATATAAGTTTGGGGTAAGTTGGGGATACGTCGTGTCGTTTACGTTAAGAGCACGCTTGGATACGCTGTTAAAATTGTGAACACGTCGAGCCCGCCGAATTTTTTTTGAGCATGTTCAAAAATTTATCGGCGTACTGAACGTGTGCTTCATACGTTCTGCATAAGCTCCCCGTAAGTTCATGGTACGATAGACATGCGTTGACATACGTTGACATACGCTGACAAACGTTAAATGAACGTTACTCGTAGGTTGGTAAACGTTGATGTACGTCTGCTAAAAGGGAAACGTACAGCCAACGTTGTGATAACGAGATGATAACGTATCCGTAGCGTATTGAACGTATACATAGCAGTCAGTGCGCAATTTCGAGATAATGAAGCTGACGCGCAgagtttctttgcaaaatctTGATCAGAAAAGCGCTCTCGAACCCTTTCAGAATTCACAAGAAAATGCGAGTGTTCGTTAGCGCGCgcacgtttcgaacagtatactctgctcgtctccaTTCTCCTGAacacgagcagagtatactgttcgaaaagtcgagaccaaaccggctcttttcagagccaccactccttcaaaagagtttttacccatggttgtacccgcaagtttactattcatatttatgtttatagttgctcttaattttgcagttgtttggtttttaaatttgtactgCGGGAAAATgggaacacattttttttttgcgtcgCAAAAGAGGCAAGCTTTAAAAACGAAATGAGGATGAGTTACTCAAGGGATCCACTatactgaccccccccccataagTTCATAAAACTCCGAATGCTCGCTGGCTGTACGGCGAATGCGCTAGCTGTACTGTAGAACACAATATGTACGTTCTCACTACGTTGGCTGTACGTTTCCCGGTAGCCGACGTACATCAACGTATGCCAACCAACGAGTACCGTTCCTATAACGTATGCCAGCGTATGTCAGCGTATGTCAACGTATGTCTAACGTACCATGAACTTACGGGGAACTTATGCAGAACGTATGAAGCACACGTTCAGTACGCCGATAAATTTTGAACATGCTCAAAACTATTTCGCGGGCTCGACGTGTTCACAATTTTAACAGCGTATCCCAGCGTGCTCTTATTAACGTAAAAGACGTATCCCCAACTTACCCTAAACTTATATCAGCGTACACCAACGTATTCGATATTTCGCATACGTTTGCttacgttcaggcgatacgccatggtgtgacagggccttaagAGCGGTACTTTTGTTTACACCGCAGTGTGAGGGGTTTTACTGTACACTGCAAATTCCTGGCTTGGATAAGAGACTACGTGGTAAcgctttttgaaaaaaaattagatATGGAAGGTGTGCAAACGGTGTTCTAGTAATAATTTGAAATTCAGGATTCCTTGCCCTTTTTGAAAATAATCCTTAAAGGAGTGTGAGCATTTGCATAACGGCGTTGTCTCATCCAATCAAGACTGAAATTGGACGTAGTATAACATaatcgtttttgtttttatcgttGATGCACACTGGAAGGCAATGTTCTTGTTTTAACGtgatgtttataataaattgaaTGAATTGATATTAGTACAACACCCTCCGCTGCGGTGTACTGAAAATAATATGTGAGTGGCACTAACCTTGCGGTGTAGTAAAAGGTTCATAGGTTAGGGTATCGATGGCGGCACTCAAATTGAACAAAACTATAATATAACAATAAATTGTTTGTGTCTGTACCCATAGCCATTGTTAAATAGTGTTAAATTCTCAGTAAAAATCATTGTTATGCTACACTTACGGTATacactaaaaaaaactaaagagttgaatccaacacttgcatgagttcggtgagtgaatATACACTTCGAAAGTGTTGGAACCGTTTTGTtgataaatctgaaattttgatccaacgcaaaaagggttaattcaacagtttaagtgttattttaacattttcaaataaattCCTTTGAATTGTTGGAGTAGCTTTACGTTAAATTGGCACTTTTATTGTTGACcgaatactttaaaatgctagatctaacatataaaatgctggattcgtacactttcaaagtgtagtcactcaccgaactcatgcaagtgttggattcaactctttaacACTAATGGAATAACTACAAAATGTACTCTAGCCTACTCTTAAAGGGCTACTGCAACAGCTCGATCAACTATAATTGTTACAGAGATACGTCCTCATCACTTAACTCCTATTGGTTTATAGCCACCAattttattgtttcttaaaGACAAACTTTTATTGGCTATAATTTTTCCGCGTTTTCCTGGATCCTTCCCTCGACCcctttctcatttttttttctataaatggatatgcatttgtttgtacttgttttatgcctctgaagaaggtccggtttggattgaaagctaaggccatctaccctattcattatgtGATATGGATACATTACAGATTACCGGCATGACTGTCATTCCGTCAAGGTCACCTTCTTGAATAACTGTTTCATATTGAAGCGAAATATTCAGTGCAAATTAGCAATATactaatcattattattactgaTAACGGTTAAAAGAAACTCCAATTGTCCACTGGCAATCTTGTTGCGAGTATAGGCTTGAAGCAAATAGCATTAATTTGATACAGAACCAAAGAGAGGACGAGCTTACGAACTCAATATTCTAAAAGCTACGGAATCccccaaagtaaaaaaaaaaccaaaaaaaaaataaacccaaGGGAACATTGACAAAATTCataacttttacataaaaacaagTTTCATAATTTCAACAAATCACATCCTTGTTTTTCGCTATAACTTTGTACAAGGAGCTATATGACACTGGTCCGTCCCACTATTTATACACGTTCGGGCAAAAATATGACACAGAAGGGGCCTAATAACCAATATTCCACTTCAATTTGTTTCATATGTGCATGAATGTATATCATACCGATGACAATTCTACGATGTATACTTACCTCGACAAGATTCCATTGACCAACAACTTCTGCAAGGACCGTAGTCATTGAAGACATTAGCGGGCCGTAGATAGCGACTTTAACTGGTGGTGTATACAGAAACTCAAAAAGCCTGTTGAGCGCACTCGGTACGTTttgctgaagaaaaaaaggtgaaaaaaataagcaattgttttgaattttactattttgttttgtcgGCCACTAAAAATAGTGTAAAGACTACTAGTCTTGTCAGTGATGAGTCGTTAACCAACGGTTCATTTAAAggtaaggtacacgtttggtagttactcaaaacaaatattaacttaaaaactgacttggtaacgagcattggagagcagttaatagtataaaacattgtgggaaacgactccctctgaagtaacatagtttttgaaaaaaggtaatttctcactttcCTCTAACCTCCCCTTTAAGAACCAACACGATCCAAAAGAGATATgcacatggcgttaccgcaaaccgcTCTTATTTGTATACCTCCACTTTGCCGAGTTACAAATCCACCGCGTTTTATAGCTTGCTATGTCAACGAGTGTACTTTTGTATTTGGATTGAAGAGATAGGCTTAATAATCTGATAGTCTCTTGTAAACTtggagtttaaaggcagtggacactcttggtaaaattactcaaaatgattattagcatgaaaccttacttggtaacttgGAGCTGTTgaaagcataaaacattgtgagaaacg
This region includes:
- the LOC139943482 gene encoding gamma-aminobutyric acid type B receptor subunit 1-like, which translates into the protein MTTNLWVALLSVIVVISLLPAMGVRTPLYIGGLLPLSGGSSREFGRTSFVGSKRAVEDINNRSDVLADYELVLEWADTEQNVPSALNRLFEFLYTPPVKVAIYGPLMSSMTTVLAEVVGQWNLVEISPGASAPILTDHDRYPHVYRMVVSSAAFGSAQAQIVSQFGWKRIATLHEATEPHRGRINQLREESALFNFSIIIGESFLTDPYEAMVLLKEKNVRIIATSFYENMARRVFCVSVDEYLLVNKTRVLMIQVSKPMCRN